A window of the Cygnus atratus isolate AKBS03 ecotype Queensland, Australia chromosome 4, CAtr_DNAZoo_HiC_assembly, whole genome shotgun sequence genome harbors these coding sequences:
- the LARP7 gene encoding la-related protein 7, whose translation MTGMETEAARDKAMEEESTEQKKEREKKKRSRVKQVLADIAKQVDFWFGDVNLHKDRFLREQIEKSRDGYVDISLLVSFNKMKKLTTDGKLIARAVKSSSVVELDLEGTRIRRRQPLGEQPKDVDSRTVYVELLPKNVNHSWIERVFGKCGNVVYVSIPRYKSTGDPKGFAFVEFETKEQAEKAIEFLNNPPEEAPRKPGIFPKTVKNKPVPALNTSNSSVVEEKKKKKKKKSKIKKESNTQAAVETKESNMNTTTEQVPKSKRHRTSSECSEMGGTEVHRQPSKREKRKWDRAESTEVPVESRPGKRKRSSSGDAETPIAKVKKTVQKVQVHPIKQETEAPKDSNEVTAEDKDGDKKDTSLSKSKRKHKKKHKERHKMGEEVIPLRVLSKTEWMDLKQEYLALQKASMASLKKTMSQIKPEPVGEMETDGCTQKMPQSKNVKSTSEDSAPPVKANTMGPQFVSGVIVKIISTEPLPGRKQIKDALALLADVAYVDMLEGDTECHVRFNTPEDAQTVMKSHKEIQIKNNWKYEVLTGDNEQRYWQKILVDRQAKLNQPREKKRGTEKLIAKAERMRLEKTQQTSKHIRFSEDN comes from the exons ATGACAGGAATGGAGACTGAAGCTGCAAGAGACAAAGCCATGGAAGAGGAAAGCActgaacagaagaaagagagggagaaaaagaagaggtcAAGGGTTAAACAGGTGCTTGCAGATATAGCAAAACAAGTGGATTTCTGGTTCGGCGATGTTAACCTCCACAAAGATAGATTTCTTCGGGAACAAATAGAAAAGTCCAGAGATGGAT aTGTTGACATATCACTTCTTGTATCtttcaacaaaatgaaaaaattaactACTGATGGAAAATTGATAGCTCGAGCAGTTAAAAGTTCATCTGTTGTAGAG TTGGATTTAGAAGGAACTAGGATTAGAAGACGACAGCCACTGGGTGAGCAACCAAAGGATGTGGATAGTCGTACAGTCTATGTG gaGCTGCTTCCCAAAAATGTTAATCACAGTTGGATTGAGCGGGTGTTTGGGAAGTGTGGCAATGTAGTTTACGTCAGTATACCAAGATATAAATCTACTGGTGATCCAAAGggatttgcttttgttgaatttgaaacaaaagagCAAGCAGAGAAAGCTATTGAG TTTTTGAATAATCCACCAGAAGAAGCACCACGGAAACCTGgtattttccccaaaacagtaaaaaataagcCGGTTCCTGCACTGAATACAAGTAACAGCAGTGTTGTAG aagagaagaaaaagaagaaaaaaaagaaatccaaaattaAGAAAGAGAGCAATACACAGGCAGCTGTAGAGACAAAGGAATCAAACATGAACACTACAACAGAACAAGTGCCCAAGTCAAAAAGACATAGGACTTCATCAGAGTGTTCAGAAATGGGGGGTACTGAGGTTCACAGGCAGCCctcaaagagagagaaaaggaaatgggacagagcagaaagcacagaggtACCTGTGGAAAGCAGgccaggaaagagaaaaagaagtagcTCTGGAGATGCTGAGACACCAATTGCAAAAGTCAAGAAGACTGTTCAGAAGGTTCAAGTTCATCCtataaaacaagaaacagaagctCCAAAAGATTCCAATG aagtcacTGCAGAAGATAAGGATGGTGATAAAAAAGACACATCCCTTTCAAAATCTAAAaggaaacataagaaaaaacacaaagaaagacaCAAGATGGGTGAAGAAGTCATTCCACTCAGAGTACTGTCAAA GACCGAATGGATGGATTTGAAACAAGAATATTTGGCTCTTCAAAAAGCCAGTATGGCCTCCTTAAAGAAGACAATGTCTCAAATCAAACCTGAGCCTGTGGGAGAGATGGAAACGGATGGTTGTACACAGAAAATGCCTCAGTCAAAAAATGTCAAAT CCACCAGTGAAGATTCTGCCCCTCCTGTCAAGGCTAACACAATGGGGCCCCAGTTTGTGAGTGGTGTAATTGTGAAGATCATTAGCACAGAGCCCCTGCCGGGCAGGAAGCAGATCAAG GATGCTTTGGCGCTGCTGGCTGATGTCGCCTATGTAGACATGCTGGAGGGAGACACTGAGTGTCATGTCCGGTTTAATACTCCTGAGGACGCACAGACTGTCATGAAATCacacaaagaaatacagataaaaaaCAACTGGAAATATGAAGTTCTCACTG GTGATAATGAACAACGTTACTGGCAGAAGATTTTAGTGGACAGACAAGCTAAGCTTAACCAGCCTCGAGAAAAGAAGCGGGGTACTGAGAAG CTGATTGCCAAAGCCGAAAGAATGAGACTTGAAAAGACTCAACAGACAAGTAAGCATATTCGCTTCTCTGAAGATAACTAA